CCTCTGCCGAGCCCTGATGGGACTGACGCCCATCCGTGGCGGACAGGTCAAGCTGCTGGGGCAACCGCTGCTGCGTCTGCAAGGGAGCGAAGAACGCCAGGCACGACGAACGATCCAGATGGTGTTTCAAGACCCACTTGCTTGTCTCAACCCAGCGATGACCGTGGCAGAAGCCATTGGCGATCCGCTGCTGATTCATGGGCTGGCCTCGCCGGCCGAAGCACGCCGTCAGGCCCGGGACCTGCTGGAACGCGTGGGGCTGACGCCAGCGGAACGGTTCCAGAACCGATTGCCGCGGCAGCTGTCAGGAGGACAGCAACAGCGGGTGGCGATCGCACGCGCCCTTGCCCTGGGACCGAAGGTGCTGATCTGCGATGAAAGCGTGAGCATGCTGGACGCTGAAATCCAGGCCGAAGTGCTGGCGCTGCTGCGCCAACTGCAACAGGAACTCGGGCTGGCCATGATCTTCGTGACCCATGACCTGTCCGTCGCCAGCGGCTTCTGCCACCGACTGCTGGTGCTGGATCGGGGGCATGTGGTGGAGGAAGGACCAGGAGACCGACTGCTGCATCAGCCGCAGGCGCAGATCACCCAGACCCTGGTCGAAGCCTGTCCACGTTTGCCCGAAGCCTGACGGTCACCCGCGGTCACATCACCCACCCCAGGCAGTCACGGGTGAGTCATCAGCCTCCGTTGAACTGAAGGCTGCCTGGATTCCTGTGACATGGACACCATCCACCACGAGCACGCGTCAGCCGGCCATACGCACCACGGCAGCGCCGATTCCGATTTCATTGACATCACCGCCTGGGGAAGCTTTCACGGCTCGAATCACAACTCCGAACACAACGAACTGGTAGGCGGCCGGACACCCATCACCACGGAAGCACTCGTTGCCTACAACGGCCTGCGTGCCTTTGCTGGGCTCGAGGCGGTTGCCCTAGACGATGTTGGGCGGTGGGCCTTCGCCGAAGGACTCACGAACAATTCCCAGGCCTGGGGGAACGATTTACTTGGAGTCGGACTCTGGTATGCCATGCAGGGCGCCAAGGTCGGCTGGATCGCGGACAACTCCTATCGCCCCCAGCTGCTTGCCGATCTGCAACGCACCGCACGCCTCGGCAGCAGCGAGGCGGTGATGACCATGGTGCGGGAGGTCAGCCATGACGGTTTCGCCGATTTTCTGATCAACCAAGGCCTACAGGAGGCCTTCATCAACACGCTCAAGATGGAGCCCCACTACGGCGGATGGATGCATGGCCGCACCCACGGCTTCCTCCCGATCGAAAGCGGTGCCATCGCCCATGACATCAATCACCTGACCGTTCTCGGCTGGGATCAAAACCAGCCATTCATGAACGACACCTTCGATTGGCCGCAATGGCCGGCACTGGAGGTGAGCGATAACAGAGTGATCAACTATTTCCAGAGCATGGTTGCCCTGGGAGCCCCTCTCGAAAGCAACCTCGATGGTCTGGGGACCGGCGCACCTGCACCACCAACCCAACCTCAACCTGACAGTCCCCCACCAACCGGGGTCAGTGACGGCGAGGTCAGCGACGAGGAGCCCTGGGTGGACACCAACCCGGAATCCACCACCAATCCGGACCCAGTCACCGGAGTGGATGTGGAGGTTGGCGGTCAACTGTGGTGGGGAGGACTGACTGCATCCCTCGAGGTGACCAACACCAGCGACCAAACCGTGGAGAACTGGGGCGTGCAGTTCTCCAGTGACCATCGCTTCTATGGCGAAGCCTGGGGCGTGAACGTGGACACTCAGGCTCTGGAGGATGGCGGATACCTCTACGAAGTCTCAGGCCTCGACTGGGGGCAGACCCTGGCGGCTGGCCAGACGATCCAGGTGGGCTTCAACGCGCTCACAGGAATCACGGAGAACGTCAACATCCCACTCACCGAAGCTCTGTTGGTTGCCGACGGCAGCGCCATGACGGTGATCTGAGGTCCTGGCCAACGATGCCATCGCCAGGAGTGAAGACGACGGCAGCCACGTCAAGCTGAACAGCATCTGGCTGTGCCAGTAAGGCCTCACGCAGCGCGACGCCTGAGGACGGACAAAAGTTTCTCCATCACCGGCGGGACCGGAGCTTCAAACAGCATCCGGTCCCGTGTGATCGGGTGATCCAGCCCCAGCTGAAAAGCATGCAGGGCCTGTCCTGGCAGCTCAATGGGCAATTTGCGGCAACGGCTATAGGTGGGGTCCCCCACCACCGGATGGTTCATGTGCGCGCAATGCACACGAATCTGATGGGTTCGGCCCGTGTCGAGCTTGAAACGCAGCAACGAGTAATCACCAAGTCGTTCCTGCAAGCTCCAGTGCGTGCAGGCGTAACGCCCGTTCTCACCGCTGACCACGGCGTATTTTTTGCGATCGGCGGGATGACGGCCGATGGCCCCCACGATCGTGCCGCTGTCTCCTGCAGGCACCCCGTGCACCACCGCCAGATACTCCCGTGAGGCGATGCGCTTCTGGATCTGCACCTGC
This region of Synechococcus sp. NOUM97013 genomic DNA includes:
- a CDS encoding cellulose binding domain-containing protein; protein product: MDTIHHEHASAGHTHHGSADSDFIDITAWGSFHGSNHNSEHNELVGGRTPITTEALVAYNGLRAFAGLEAVALDDVGRWAFAEGLTNNSQAWGNDLLGVGLWYAMQGAKVGWIADNSYRPQLLADLQRTARLGSSEAVMTMVREVSHDGFADFLINQGLQEAFINTLKMEPHYGGWMHGRTHGFLPIESGAIAHDINHLTVLGWDQNQPFMNDTFDWPQWPALEVSDNRVINYFQSMVALGAPLESNLDGLGTGAPAPPTQPQPDSPPPTGVSDGEVSDEEPWVDTNPESTTNPDPVTGVDVEVGGQLWWGGLTASLEVTNTSDQTVENWGVQFSSDHRFYGEAWGVNVDTQALEDGGYLYEVSGLDWGQTLAAGQTIQVGFNALTGITENVNIPLTEALLVADGSAMTVI